tatatatatatatttgatatgatGTATGTACAtcaaaaacagtttttttacattaatgtaAGTACATacaataaacttaaaataagaTCATAAAGAAAGTGATTTATCAATGTTAAAATCgagaattattagaatattatacgatcattctgatattttcaaaagatttcGAAAGcaagtttgtaaaaaattttttcaaatttttttctttacagagGGATTATATTTAGTGCGTTCGATATACTATTCCATAAGCAAGTTAGACTCAAAAGAGAAATTACTTGGGATCGAAACAAGTTTTGTTCCCAAGTAATTTCTCTGTGGCCATGACACagatagattttaaaaagcCATTCTTTGCCATACGTTCTAAGATAAAATCTTCACTTTGGAAATTAGAATTTTCGagagaaaatctttttgtattttatgctTATAAAACTGATACATATTCGAGAAAGCGGTATAAtcgtatatattgttaaaaccaattattattttcgtttcTTGTTCTAGATTCTAGAAGAACCAGACATTCCGTTTGAACACAAAGATTTCTGTTATTGTTTAGTTTTTCTGATTCTGTGAATCGAACAATCAGATTCATGGCAAACAATGCCGATTACTGATTGGTTCTTGAAATTGAATGCTCGAGATTCGTGTTATTATGGATCATGGATCGACTGTACTTATTGTCGATGAATCGGAAAGAACgtgttaatttgaaattaatgtgCGACTAGCTTTTCCGGGAGCACATCGGAAAAGTCTTTATTGCGAACGGAAATCTCGCTCCTTCTCGCGTTATACTTCAATTATCGCGCTACTTGTCGCCGGAAATCGAAATCTTATGAGTACTGTCGGTCCAGGAGTTCAGAGTTATAGCTTCAATAAACTTTCTATCGTATAAATCAACTTTGACCCTTTCTATCCAATCTTtacgattaaataaagatcTTTAATGTAGTTGTGTTAATCGAAGGCGCGACTACAAAATACGAATTTCTCCCGCATCActctatattcttttttcatttaaatatttttgtctacatttttttttaacttttttttttgacctttttctatgaaaaataacGGAATATTAGTGATTTCTAAAAAACATTctaatatgtgcatatatttgtataaatatgcatatatttgtataaaatttgccataaataagagagagagagagagagagagagagagagagagagagagatcagaaataattatacattatacttgttatatttaatattatcaatttatatatcacttttcattcgtattttatcacaaaacgtgacaattttatttatattatatacaatcatGATACGGATAAAGTAATGCTTTAGTTTCTCACGTATGCTGAACGTTGCatgatctaataataattaacaacgGATGACGAGAACGGATTCCATTGTTTGATTACATATAGTTGATATATAAAGAGCTCAAGCTGAGAGACTAaagtgcaaaattttaaatacgacTTTTTAAAGTAgacattattatcataaattttatctgtgtttttctaaatttttttgctgtgaaaactttacataattttttcgaagCGATTTAACCGCTGTCGATTTCAATGattgattgaattttttttttttttttaatgtaaacgcAACTAAATGATTTTCAAGGAATGGTATTTCCTAGAGTCTTACATACGTCACGAGTTGAaccgagaaaaataattagcatCCCATTTTTCAACAGAATGGGGAGGTTTCATGGCATGCAAAGAATATTTAACGTTCCATTTATGACACACCTTTATTTTGCGGTACATTTGTTTCTACTTTCTGTCCTGTAAATTTTTGCTATTAGTTAAACGCAAGAAGTTCAACCGGTCAGACAATTCTTGTTTGCGGAGTCGTAAATGTTGAACGATAAATCTCTCAAGACAACTTCCTACCTAATCTGTCTCATCTTTCTCAACTCACTAAGATATTGGATATGTGCGAGGATATTTgtcttatctttttctttttctccctctctctctttctctctggcAAACAAAACAGCGATCTATCGTGTTCTTGCGCGAAGATATGTCGCAgagtatttaatattgattacgCCTCATTCGCAGAAAATTGTTGAggtataattacaaaatttcacCGCTAATTTTTTGccacaattttattcaaatatatttttgttatcattatcttttcgttatcattattaacgttatcatttaattctattatattatgagagaaaaattaaaacggcttatgtttaaaaaaattattatgaaattaataaaaatagtattattaaaaattattgtaattataaaaatattattaaaatattattatagataaaaattatggcATCTTTAtcgtatgcaattttttaataatatcccCAAAATAATTCTTACTTTACTGCATCGGAATGTATGTTGCAATATCAAAATAACGCttgcaaaaattgttaattttttgcgGAATATAATGATCGATTTAGATGCTTATCGCACATTcacgaaaaatttgtttcggTCATCTGCCAGTTGTTTATAAAACTGATGTTTCAATATCGAAAGTAAGATAAAGTTAAATACATTCGTGACTGTCAAAGAATAGAAAACGTGAAAGAATGCGTCTCTTTCttctaaaataactttaacgaattgatgtaaaattaaatctcatgTGTAACTGATTTAAAATACATCTAAAATTAACTGTaagaaataaacttttattttttcgtatccATAAAATctgctttattataattctttcttttctaataatttgtaattcaaaaattattttaacttttttattaaaaagaaagtattttagtttttctattaataaatatctcatgCGAGAGATCGACTTCAAGAAAACGAATTCAAAACTTGAATCCAGCTTCATATGTCTCGCCTGTAAAAAGATCAGccaagtatatttttagacATACATAATTGCTCTTTTTGTTATCACAATATTTCTCggtgtaagaaatatttaattgattgcgTGTGATcggtctttaaaaaaaaagtttacgattaaaataatcaagaaggtaattaaatttattcattattatatatttacgctTATCGGATAAATGAAATGATGGAAAAGTctactaatattataaaataacgaaCAAATTATTTCTAGATGATTCTTCCTAGATGATCTTTCCGATtaacgtaatttatatattaacgtatatttttatatttcatttacgtATTTTATATCGCAAGCAGAGGAACGGTTTGTTCCTTCTCTCGGTAACGCCAAGAATGTAACTATAACTATTTTTGGCACGTATAATTGCTAAGTATAATTACTATGTGCGACGCATCATTACGTGCCACGATGAGGTTCGCATCAGCATTCTCGTTTCTATTAATTCGCAATATAAAGACTGTCGTAATACCGATTCTCGTCCAAATCGCGACACAATCACTCGATCAATATTCTAGGCTAATCCGTGCAATTTGCCGCGGtgcaaaaaacagaaaaaaataaagggaAATCttgcgtaaaattatttttgtttatctatAATGACATTCGATATTCTAGAGAagcgaataataaataaattcataaaatcgCGAATTCAGACATGAGCCAGTTGCGATTCACATCGTTTGCACTTCGTCCTAAATTGCGTTTACAAATTTGTCGACTTGCAGAAACATTTAGGATGGAACTCGTTTAGAGCACGCTCATTTGGAACGCGATAAAGCGTATACAGCTGATAGGAACTGCCCGCAACAATGCACGTGGTTCGCACTAATGATATCAGTTTAAGCGAAGTACATGCATACTAAGAGCATGCAATATCTGTGtgtattattatctcttagtgcatatatgtatcaatTGCAGCAATGTGCCGGCTACTGATAATTTACaagtttatcgaaatattctcCGTGAATttcataagaataaaattaatttagtgtcgaaatttataattaacattttacgctttttacattaaaaaaaagatcgaaattatgtaaattactaATCTTGCAATCTATTAAAAGTGACatcatatacttttttttttaattgtaaatcaaGGTTGCTGACGAGACTCGTTTCTTCCAAATCACTGATTTCAATTTCACGTCACGcatatcgtaataataatgataatattattattgcatgaCAGTAGTCTGAAAATTGTGTATATCATATCGGTATAATAACGTAACCTCCTTGACACGATTGTCGTACCTTCTTACCGCTTTTGTAATCTGTTCTCCGCTAGTCGAGACTCGTCTGATGGTCAAGGAAGTCGAAGATTATATCGTGATTATTGATACACTAAcggaataaatttgtttaaaaaaattttaattaccatTTATCTGATTCGGTTTAATAAGCTTCAGTATAATTTTAGTCAAAGAAAgtgatgtataaataaatgttaaaacgtacaaataatataaaaaatgctttgtAACTTGCAAGATGGTTTTTAACTAACctgcttttcttttatacattcaaatagtattttaaataaataaaaagaataaaaaagaacattattatgattatggTAGTCTTGGTTTCGTCCAATTTGTGATGtttaaattcagaaaaagttacgaaataaattcaaagaaaaatgaataaataatcaagaatataaaagcGAATAGAGCGTCATTATATTCGGCAGAAACTCAGTGATAATTCTATAGCCACCAAGCTTTGAATGTTTACGATAAGAAAGCTGAGTCACGTTTCCAGTGATTATTCATGGACGTGATACGCCTGCAATTTCTGTTCTGCATCCTCTCCAAAGTTGCAAACGACTGCATTACTCAGTACATCCGCGatgtgttaaataattaatggttGCTCAAACACGAAAAGCAAACTCATCTCTTTCCTCGGCACTACGTTAAAAGTATTGCTTGATTTTTGCATGGTTTGATCATCGCTCGCGTATGTATTAAACATACATGTCGTCAATTGTCCTTtagtttttcttatattctattaatctaTTCGTTTATTATAAGGAATGATGAATCCAGGAATTTAGTTTGAGAATGAATAGTTTGAGaacacataaaaatttgaagtcgtttatatttatcatatgacCTTGAAGGTGAATTACGAAAAcgctaaattaattattccgcATTATGACATACTTTCAACATTGCATCAgtttaacttattaattaaaatgttgcataaaaaagagaaagagaaatcaaaTGATCTGAATATAAGATAGAACAagttttttatctacatttatgTAACTTGGTAGCTACTTgcgttaaaaatttcattgtttctacaattcaacatttttttctaaagactCATTACATTCATATGTACAATGATGATATGTAAAAACAGaatattaactataaaaaCCGAAATGAGAAAACACAAAGAAatgaattgtttaaaaatatctttaaaatatatatccatatatatatatatatatatatatatatatatatatatatatatatatatatatatatatactggttaaagattaattatgttCTTTTTAGATGCCtttttatcagatttaaaGGAAATGCCTTCCTTAAAAATTGGAAACCGATTGATCGAGCTCGAGATAGGACCTCCCAGTCCAGAATTGCAGGAAGTAGCCAAAAAGGAGCTCAGGGAAAGTCCTGAAGTTCAAAAAGAAGCAATAGCACGCTTCAAGGAATTATTAAAaggttttttatattaattgatgtaaaaaaaactttacaaaataaatataaaattttatacatatatataaatggagCAATATCTTAAACGTAAGCTGAAAAAGTTTTGATTCTCATAATGTTTAACgtgagaaaatgtaaaaaaaaaaaaaaatgcgttttCGATTCTTTTTGAatgtattaaatgtttttgccATTGTTTAAAATCTCTCGTGATCCCGCAGCGGAGACGAATCTCAAATGCCCATTGGACAACGAGGCCTGGCTGATCAGATTTTTGAGGCCATGCAAGTATTATCCCGAGTCGGCGCTCAAACTCGTCAAGCATTATTATAGCTTCAAGATGAAGCACgcaaatatatacgaaaatcTCAAAGCGAGCAGAGAGAAGAACATATTCGATCAAAACATCCTGACGGTGCTGCCTATTCGCGATCAGCACGGCCGACGCATGCTGATAATCGAGCTCGGCAAGAAGTGGAAGCATCAGAAATGCAGCCTGGACGAGGTCTTTAAAGGATGCGTATTATATCTGGAAACTGCCATTCTTGAGCCGAGCACGCAGATCGCCGGCACGATCGTTATTTTCGACATGGACGGTCTCACTCTCCAGCAAGCGTGGCAGTTCACCCCGCCGTTTGCCAAAAAAATAGTTGATTTGATTCAGGATGCGGTGCCATTGAGAATAAAGAACTTACATGTCATTAACCAACCATACGTGTTCAATATGGTGTTTGCTTTGTTCAAGCCATTCCTACGGGAGAAGTTAAAGAGTAGAGTAAGTCCTCCGGTTATATGACTGAATAAATGTTTACACAATTCAAGTTTgctaaacaatatatatatatatatatttttttttgtttttttcttccgc
This portion of the Cataglyphis hispanica isolate Lineage 1 chromosome 10, ULB_Chis1_1.0, whole genome shotgun sequence genome encodes:
- the LOC126852434 gene encoding alpha-tocopherol transfer protein-like isoform X3, with translation MFHISVKKLLYNLYAFLSDLKEMPSLKIGNRLIELEIGPPSPELQEVAKKELRESPEVQKEAIARFKELLKAETNLKCPLDNEAWLIRFLRPCKYYPESALKLVKHYYSFKMKHANIYENLKASREKNIFDQNILTVLPIRDQHGRRMLIIELGKKWKHQKCSLDEVFKGCVLYLETAILEPSTQIAGTIVIFDMDGLTLQQAWQFTPPFAKKIVDLIQDAVPLRIKNLHVINQPYVFNMVFALFKPFLREKLKSRIIFHGTDRKSLHQYISPKCLPAHYGGTMEVPLIDGPTWYELLVQCDKEYEAINSYGYKKK
- the LOC126852434 gene encoding alpha-tocopherol transfer protein-like isoform X4; this encodes MSECSELYLRLRYAFLSDLKEMPSLKIGNRLIELEIGPPSPELQEVAKKELRESPEVQKEAIARFKELLKAETNLKCPLDNEAWLIRFLRPCKYYPESALKLVKHYYSFKMKHANIYENLKASREKNIFDQNILTVLPIRDQHGRRMLIIELGKKWKHQKCSLDEVFKGCVLYLETAILEPSTQIAGTIVIFDMDGLTLQQAWQFTPPFAKKIVDLIQDAVPLRIKNLHVINQPYVFNMVFALFKPFLREKLKSRIIFHGTDRKSLHQYISPKCLPAHYGGTMEVPLIDGPTWYELLVQCDKEYEAINSYGYKKK
- the LOC126852434 gene encoding alpha-tocopherol transfer protein-like isoform X2: MDSNMEIIRITISTDAFLSDLKEMPSLKIGNRLIELEIGPPSPELQEVAKKELRESPEVQKEAIARFKELLKAETNLKCPLDNEAWLIRFLRPCKYYPESALKLVKHYYSFKMKHANIYENLKASREKNIFDQNILTVLPIRDQHGRRMLIIELGKKWKHQKCSLDEVFKGCVLYLETAILEPSTQIAGTIVIFDMDGLTLQQAWQFTPPFAKKIVDLIQDAVPLRIKNLHVINQPYVFNMVFALFKPFLREKLKSRIIFHGTDRKSLHQYISPKCLPAHYGGTMEVPLIDGPTWYELLVQCDKEYEAINSYGYKKK
- the LOC126852434 gene encoding alpha-tocopherol transfer protein-like isoform X5, giving the protein MAPVDNAFLSDLKEMPSLKIGNRLIELEIGPPSPELQEVAKKELRESPEVQKEAIARFKELLKAETNLKCPLDNEAWLIRFLRPCKYYPESALKLVKHYYSFKMKHANIYENLKASREKNIFDQNILTVLPIRDQHGRRMLIIELGKKWKHQKCSLDEVFKGCVLYLETAILEPSTQIAGTIVIFDMDGLTLQQAWQFTPPFAKKIVDLIQDAVPLRIKNLHVINQPYVFNMVFALFKPFLREKLKSRIIFHGTDRKSLHQYISPKCLPAHYGGTMEVPLIDGPTWYELLVQCDKEYEAINSYGYKKK
- the LOC126852434 gene encoding alpha-tocopherol transfer protein-like isoform X1, whose protein sequence is MFHISVKKLLYNLCTLKDAFLSDLKEMPSLKIGNRLIELEIGPPSPELQEVAKKELRESPEVQKEAIARFKELLKAETNLKCPLDNEAWLIRFLRPCKYYPESALKLVKHYYSFKMKHANIYENLKASREKNIFDQNILTVLPIRDQHGRRMLIIELGKKWKHQKCSLDEVFKGCVLYLETAILEPSTQIAGTIVIFDMDGLTLQQAWQFTPPFAKKIVDLIQDAVPLRIKNLHVINQPYVFNMVFALFKPFLREKLKSRIIFHGTDRKSLHQYISPKCLPAHYGGTMEVPLIDGPTWYELLVQCDKEYEAINSYGYKKK
- the LOC126852434 gene encoding alpha-tocopherol transfer protein-like isoform X6, whose translation is MPSLKIGNRLIELEIGPPSPELQEVAKKELRESPEVQKEAIARFKELLKAETNLKCPLDNEAWLIRFLRPCKYYPESALKLVKHYYSFKMKHANIYENLKASREKNIFDQNILTVLPIRDQHGRRMLIIELGKKWKHQKCSLDEVFKGCVLYLETAILEPSTQIAGTIVIFDMDGLTLQQAWQFTPPFAKKIVDLIQDAVPLRIKNLHVINQPYVFNMVFALFKPFLREKLKSRIIFHGTDRKSLHQYISPKCLPAHYGGTMEVPLIDGPTWYELLVQCDKEYEAINSYGYKKK